In Populus alba chromosome 1, ASM523922v2, whole genome shotgun sequence, a single window of DNA contains:
- the LOC118055252 gene encoding large ribosomal subunit protein uL13w, with translation MVSGSGICAKRVVVDARHHMLGRLASILAKELLNGQKVVVVRCEEICISGGLVRQKMKYLRFLRKRMNTKPSHGPIHFRAPSKILWRTIRGMIPHKTKRGEAALARLKVFEGVPPPYDKTKRMVIPDALKVLRLQPGHKYCLLGQLSSEVGWNHYDTIKELETKRKERAQLIYERKKQLAKLRVKAEKTAEEKLGPQLDIIAPLKY, from the exons ATGGTGTCTGGGTCAGGGATCTGTGCAAAAAGAGTTGTTGTTGATGCAAGGCATCATATGCTAGGCAGGCTTGCATCAATACTTGCTAAAGAGCTACTAAATGGGCAGAAAGTTGTTGTTGTTAGGTGTGAAGAGATTTGTATCTCTGGTGGTTTAGTAAGGCAGAAAATGAAGTACCTGAGGTTCTTGAGGAAACGCATGAACACCAAGCCTTCTCATGGTCCTATTCACTTCAGGGCTCCTTCTAAGATTCTCTGGCGTACCATTAGAgg GATGATTCCTCACAAGACCAAGCGTGGAGAGGCTGCTCTTGCTCGTTTGAAGGTTTTTGAGGGTGTTCCTCCTCCATATGATAAGACAAAGAGGATGGTGATCCCTGATGCTCTCAA GGTTTTGAGGCTCCAGCCTGGACACAAGTACTGCTTGTTAGGACAGCTTTCATCTGAGGTTGGATGGAACCACTATGATACCATCAAG GAGCTTGAGAcgaagagaaaggaaagagcCCAGTTGATCTATGAGAGAAAGAAGCAGTTGGCAAAACTGAGGGTTAAGGCTGAGAAGACTGCAGAGGAGAAGCTTGGTCCCCAGCTAGACATCATTGCTCCACTCAAATATTGA